The following coding sequences lie in one Porphyromonas asaccharolytica DSM 20707 genomic window:
- the rfbD gene encoding dTDP-4-dehydrorhamnose reductase — protein MSRGRIILLGASGQLGRSITRELAERDNPYELASYTHEQLDYTDTETVSRAIKLWEEQAVAYDWTMVVNCAAFTQVDLAEDPVHYRDLLALNALLPAQLAESHLPIIQISTDYVFDGKQGTPYHEEDRTNPQSLYGRTKRQGELALLMHPTHPAEQHLVIRTQWLWAPWGHNFVRTMLRLAREGKSLRVVNDQIGSPTSAPSLARAICKIIACYDTERTFRTPLLHYADRGICSWYDFAYEAIATHLPEYDLSQLTPIPTAEYPTAAERPAYSVLATDRITACYGITPPQWQDELQIAID, from the coding sequence ATGAGCAGAGGTCGCATCATCTTACTCGGTGCCTCGGGACAGCTAGGGCGCAGTATCACACGAGAGCTGGCAGAGCGTGATAATCCCTACGAACTGGCTAGCTACACGCATGAGCAGCTCGACTACACCGACACAGAGACTGTATCCCGAGCGATCAAGCTCTGGGAAGAGCAGGCTGTCGCTTACGACTGGACAATGGTGGTCAACTGTGCTGCCTTCACACAGGTAGACCTAGCCGAAGATCCGGTACACTATCGTGATCTCTTAGCACTCAATGCGCTACTGCCGGCACAGCTAGCGGAGAGCCATCTGCCGATCATACAGATTAGCACAGACTATGTCTTCGACGGAAAGCAGGGTACACCCTATCACGAGGAGGATAGGACCAATCCACAGAGTCTCTACGGTCGCACCAAGCGTCAGGGAGAGCTAGCACTCCTAATGCACCCGACGCATCCCGCTGAGCAGCATCTAGTCATTCGCACGCAGTGGCTCTGGGCTCCCTGGGGACACAACTTCGTTCGCACCATGCTACGACTGGCTCGTGAGGGGAAGTCGCTGCGCGTCGTCAACGATCAGATCGGTTCGCCTACGTCGGCACCTTCGCTGGCACGAGCCATTTGCAAGATCATCGCTTGCTACGATACGGAACGCACCTTTCGCACGCCCCTACTCCACTATGCCGACCGAGGTATCTGCTCGTGGTACGACTTCGCCTATGAGGCGATCGCCACACACCTGCCTGAGTACGACTTGTCGCAACTGACTCCGATCCCTACGGCTGAGTACCCTACGGCTGCCGAGCGTCCCGCTTACAGCGTACTGGCGACCGATAGGATAACTGCTTGCTACGGCATCACGCCCCCTCAGTGGCAAGATGAACTACAGATAGCTATAGACTGA
- a CDS encoding FtsX-like permease family protein, with amino-acid sequence MRLPLFIAWRYLFAHKKLGAINIVTRVSVLAIAVVSMTMICVLSIYNGYEQMILDKVVGLDPQLLITKGDEAPLDQGVVTQEIRSIKGIKSIAPLVWGEGLVSRMEGESFSAAHLYGVDSTYLRISNMERYLYSGDIAIHPGQYNLGASIALNLNTIAHDTDPLVITLPKRKGYINPIMPMTSLRRSQGVPVSVLFTDNVVYDNSIFIPLSELRSLLMLDENQAHGLALQLDEGADEGAIQKAIATKLGEEYLVRNRPEQQPHLMRLVAIEKWITSLIFAFILLLAAYNVMASISMLLISKQEDIAILHALGETPREIRRTFQLEGLMVTLIGAVGGIAVGIVLCLLQMRFGWLTMDLVVESQPYPVAVRLTDLLVVLLLVFAVGYLAAVYPVRKLIAHRNASR; translated from the coding sequence ATGCGTCTGCCTCTCTTTATCGCTTGGCGATACCTCTTTGCTCACAAGAAGCTCGGTGCTATTAATATAGTCACCCGCGTGAGCGTGCTGGCCATCGCCGTGGTGTCGATGACGATGATCTGCGTGCTATCCATCTATAATGGTTACGAGCAGATGATCCTTGACAAGGTGGTCGGACTAGATCCACAGCTACTGATCACGAAGGGGGACGAAGCGCCCCTAGACCAAGGCGTGGTGACCCAAGAAATCCGTTCGATAAAGGGAATCAAATCGATAGCTCCGCTCGTATGGGGCGAGGGTCTGGTGAGTCGTATGGAGGGCGAGAGCTTCTCCGCGGCGCATCTATACGGTGTCGACAGCACCTATCTGCGCATCTCTAATATGGAGCGCTACCTATACAGTGGCGACATAGCGATACACCCTGGACAATACAATCTAGGTGCCTCGATAGCGCTCAACCTAAACACGATAGCGCACGACACAGATCCGCTCGTCATCACGCTCCCTAAGCGCAAGGGTTACATCAATCCGATCATGCCGATGACTTCGCTGCGGCGATCGCAGGGAGTACCCGTGTCGGTGCTTTTTACAGACAATGTGGTCTACGACAACTCGATCTTTATCCCGCTCTCTGAGCTACGTTCGCTACTGATGCTTGACGAAAACCAAGCGCACGGTCTGGCTCTACAGCTAGATGAGGGAGCAGATGAGGGGGCTATCCAGAAAGCTATAGCGACGAAGCTGGGTGAGGAGTACCTCGTTCGCAACCGACCTGAGCAGCAGCCGCACTTGATGCGCCTTGTGGCTATCGAAAAGTGGATCACGTCGCTCATCTTTGCCTTTATCCTCTTACTAGCTGCCTACAATGTGATGGCTAGCATCTCGATGCTCCTCATATCGAAGCAGGAGGATATAGCGATCCTCCACGCACTCGGCGAGACGCCACGGGAGATCAGACGTACCTTCCAGCTGGAGGGACTGATGGTGACACTCATCGGTGCTGTCGGTGGTATAGCTGTCGGCATCGTCCTCTGCTTGCTACAGATGCGCTTTGGGTGGCTTACGATGGATCTCGTTGTGGAGTCGCAGCCTTACCCAGTAGCTGTACGACTGACGGATCTACTGGTAGTGCTCTTACTGGTCTTTGCCGTTGGGTACCTAGCGGCTGTCTATCCCGTACGCAAGTTGATCGCTCACCGCAACGCTTCACGCTAA
- a CDS encoding DUF4924 family protein yields MTNQANTPGLLPDVPEYTAQIIHLWIAEESIRILTRQQQPLGLLQQHLMQSDPLRQGLMKELLSEESVAQILSGQHAPVTKQLLAECEAIHKKVSQDERNIVYQGCYILVLPTIVAFRAKDPHAKEMGEIEILCTILYNATMQGLIGSSTAGAEHSPTDTRVYQQISALFALLDQEYHRKHHQEESQEKPQS; encoded by the coding sequence ATGACAAATCAAGCTAATACTCCTGGTCTACTGCCTGACGTACCTGAGTACACGGCTCAGATCATACATCTATGGATCGCCGAGGAGAGTATACGTATCCTCACGCGACAGCAACAACCTCTGGGGCTACTCCAGCAACATCTGATGCAGTCCGATCCTCTCCGACAAGGTCTGATGAAAGAGCTACTCAGCGAGGAGTCGGTCGCACAGATCCTCAGCGGTCAGCATGCTCCCGTCACGAAGCAGCTACTTGCTGAGTGCGAAGCGATACACAAGAAGGTGAGCCAAGATGAGCGCAACATAGTCTACCAAGGGTGCTACATACTAGTCCTGCCGACGATCGTTGCCTTTAGAGCGAAGGATCCACATGCTAAGGAGATGGGCGAGATAGAGATCCTCTGCACGATCCTCTACAACGCCACCATGCAGGGACTCATAGGGAGCAGCACGGCAGGAGCTGAGCACTCCCCTACCGACACGCGTGTTTATCAGCAGATTAGCGCACTCTTTGCACTACTTGATCAGGAGTACCATCGCAAGCATCACCAGGAGGAGTCACAAGAGAAGCCACAGTCATGA
- a CDS encoding leucine-rich repeat protein: MKPKLLLVTLLTLLCAMSARADYPAESYQLDGTRLIKWRGNEQVIDFTSDAKLRQVTEIAPNAFAYKGDIQRIVFPASLRKIGFNAIYECGGLTEIVFAEGLEEIASEAFYRCPQLQTLRLPASVKSIGESFVVNCQGIKNYQLAGANSYYKVVDGVLYNATGTTLIAYPAAAERESFTLPESVTRIGDYAFAYTVTLQSIQLGRKVTEMGRRAFYTSKALAGSISIPGTIRVVADSAFYQCDYLTEVTFEEGIEVIGQDAISHCARIERVSMPSTITKLGEGCFSYMSSLLEFRNHMTTPIQGSMTFYQTLKYKATLYVPAESVETYRVQTTTWNAFKNYLPLEDNSQINPSSYKLEDEGRTLVAWSGSEKDIDMSQDKVLNRVRTIKAFTFLNKEVERIVLPEALETIEEGAFQNCEDLAEVVTNERLRSIGSRAFWNDFALRSFTFPQSIESVASDAFGYCTGLSKFVMASPNEYYQVVDDVLLSADGTRLVCYAALRGESYTVPASVTKIEKDAAAGAVGLVTLTLPEGLKEIGESAFQGSSKLKKVHLPASLESFGPGAFMRCKSLESYSIATGNAHYAVQGNTLYTADLKTLVAYPEAFSSVAIIPEQVTAIAARAFQRNESLMEVILPAKLKELGDYAFYHCTNLRKVIALMPEPVSVDYTGESPFGEINLKLATLVVPIGSANKYKKAAMWSDFGTIMEGDTPVTEGLITMTTTIPVGEKIFFVAFNVDHNPSTIEGVRIEGKDMIVEQPTITIRGDIATLVAAQCHLTQIDVTGAPHLTTLYLQENELTELDLSQSALLESVILAHNKLQTIHWTAMPNLTALFLYDNKLTSVDLKGMSQLTTLHIYNNQIGANAMEQIANALPQRNPEDKANFMAIDTQNANEGNRFEDRFFNITTPKNWTVYDYAGGANEGKGVVYTSIEPQPLTGALRLIVDGTMLQITGASAHQIVRLYDLAGGLLYSGLCSAEGNCTLSLGEYPAGGYIVTVGDHAERIYIAR; encoded by the coding sequence ATGAAACCAAAACTACTACTAGTCACTCTACTGACGCTACTATGCGCTATGAGTGCACGGGCTGACTACCCAGCCGAATCGTACCAGCTAGATGGTACCCGCCTCATCAAGTGGCGAGGTAACGAGCAGGTGATCGACTTCACTTCTGATGCGAAGCTGCGTCAGGTGACTGAGATCGCCCCTAACGCTTTTGCTTACAAGGGAGACATACAGCGTATTGTCTTCCCCGCATCGCTACGTAAGATCGGCTTCAACGCTATCTACGAGTGTGGCGGTCTGACGGAAATCGTCTTTGCGGAGGGTCTCGAGGAGATTGCTTCGGAGGCTTTCTACCGCTGTCCTCAGCTACAGACCCTGCGCTTGCCAGCCTCTGTAAAGTCTATCGGTGAGTCTTTTGTGGTCAATTGTCAGGGGATCAAGAACTATCAACTGGCGGGTGCCAATAGCTACTACAAGGTGGTGGACGGTGTCCTCTACAATGCTACTGGCACGACACTGATCGCCTACCCCGCAGCAGCTGAGAGAGAGAGCTTTACGCTACCTGAGAGCGTGACCCGCATCGGGGACTACGCTTTTGCCTACACGGTGACGCTACAGTCTATCCAGTTGGGTCGGAAGGTGACGGAGATGGGTCGCAGGGCATTCTACACGAGCAAGGCTCTAGCGGGTTCTATCTCGATACCTGGTACGATCCGTGTGGTGGCTGACTCGGCATTCTACCAGTGCGACTACCTCACGGAGGTGACTTTTGAGGAGGGTATCGAGGTGATCGGCCAGGATGCCATCAGCCACTGTGCCCGCATTGAGCGTGTCTCTATGCCGTCTACCATTACGAAGCTCGGGGAGGGTTGCTTTAGCTATATGAGTTCGCTCCTAGAGTTTCGCAATCATATGACTACTCCGATACAGGGAAGTATGACCTTCTATCAAACACTGAAGTACAAGGCAACGCTCTATGTCCCTGCTGAGTCTGTCGAGACCTACAGAGTTCAGACTACTACGTGGAATGCCTTCAAGAATTACCTACCTCTAGAGGATAATAGTCAGATCAACCCCTCCTCCTACAAGCTCGAGGATGAGGGTCGTACACTAGTCGCATGGAGTGGCTCGGAGAAGGATATAGATATGTCTCAAGACAAAGTGCTGAACCGCGTACGGACGATCAAGGCGTTTACCTTCCTCAATAAAGAGGTGGAGCGTATCGTCCTTCCAGAGGCTCTAGAGACGATCGAAGAGGGTGCTTTCCAAAATTGTGAGGATCTAGCGGAGGTGGTCACCAATGAGCGCCTCAGATCTATCGGCAGTCGTGCCTTCTGGAACGACTTTGCGCTACGAAGCTTTACCTTCCCACAGAGCATTGAGTCGGTAGCGAGCGATGCTTTCGGCTACTGCACGGGGCTATCGAAGTTTGTCATGGCTTCGCCCAATGAGTACTACCAGGTGGTGGACGATGTCCTCCTCTCAGCCGATGGTACGCGTCTCGTCTGCTACGCTGCACTACGTGGCGAGAGCTATACGGTACCGGCTAGTGTGACGAAGATCGAGAAGGACGCCGCCGCTGGTGCCGTAGGGCTTGTGACGCTGACGCTCCCCGAGGGTCTCAAGGAGATCGGTGAGAGTGCTTTCCAGGGGTCGAGCAAGCTCAAGAAGGTGCATCTGCCAGCTTCGCTAGAGAGCTTTGGACCAGGTGCCTTCATGCGCTGTAAGTCGCTCGAGAGCTACTCGATAGCTACGGGCAATGCACACTATGCTGTACAGGGTAATACGCTCTACACGGCTGATCTGAAGACACTGGTGGCATATCCTGAGGCGTTTAGCTCGGTAGCCATTATCCCAGAGCAGGTGACGGCTATCGCTGCACGTGCCTTCCAGCGCAATGAGTCGCTCATGGAGGTGATCCTGCCTGCCAAACTGAAGGAGCTAGGCGACTACGCTTTCTACCACTGTACTAACCTACGCAAGGTGATCGCTCTGATGCCAGAGCCTGTCAGCGTAGACTATACGGGTGAGAGTCCTTTTGGAGAGATCAATCTCAAGCTTGCTACACTAGTTGTACCTATTGGCTCTGCTAATAAGTACAAGAAGGCGGCTATGTGGAGTGACTTTGGCACCATTATGGAGGGTGATACGCCCGTGACTGAGGGTCTCATCACGATGACGACGACGATACCGGTGGGTGAGAAGATCTTCTTCGTAGCTTTCAATGTAGACCACAACCCCTCCACGATCGAGGGTGTACGCATCGAGGGCAAGGATATGATCGTCGAGCAGCCTACGATCACAATCCGTGGCGACATAGCTACGCTCGTAGCTGCTCAGTGTCACCTCACACAGATCGACGTGACGGGTGCTCCTCACTTGACGACGCTATACCTACAGGAGAACGAGCTCACCGAGCTAGACCTCTCCCAGTCGGCACTCCTAGAGTCGGTCATCCTGGCTCACAATAAGCTACAGACTATTCACTGGACGGCTATGCCTAACCTGACGGCTCTCTTCCTCTATGACAATAAGCTCACCTCTGTAGATCTAAAGGGTATGTCACAGCTCACGACGCTACATATCTACAACAACCAGATCGGAGCTAACGCTATGGAGCAGATCGCCAACGCACTACCTCAGCGCAATCCTGAAGACAAGGCAAACTTTATGGCGATCGATACGCAGAATGCTAATGAGGGCAACCGCTTTGAGGATCGCTTCTTCAACATCACAACGCCTAAGAACTGGACGGTCTACGACTACGCCGGAGGTGCCAACGAGGGCAAGGGTGTCGTCTACACCTCTATCGAGCCACAGCCTCTCACGGGTGCTCTACGCCTCATCGTAGATGGTACTATGCTACAGATCACGGGTGCCTCTGCACATCAGATCGTCAGACTGTACGATCTCGCTGGAGGTCTCCTCTACAGTGGGCTATGCAGTGCCGAGGGTAACTGTACGCTCTCCCTAGGCGAATACCCTGCCGGCGGCTACATCGTCACCGTAGGCGATCACGCTGAGCGCATCTACATAGCTAGATAA
- the rbfA gene encoding 30S ribosome-binding factor RbfA — MDTRRQQKIARLIQKEMGEIFRPLTQQLRGVLVSVTLVRVTSDLSKAYIYLSIFPSERADELLKYIQDNAGSYRYELGQRTGKQLRIIPELEYRIDDSLDYLERIDKLLEE; from the coding sequence ATGGATACAAGAAGACAACAGAAGATAGCACGACTGATACAAAAGGAGATGGGAGAGATCTTTCGCCCACTGACACAACAGCTGCGTGGGGTGCTGGTGAGCGTCACCCTAGTGCGTGTCACCTCCGACCTGAGCAAGGCTTACATTTACCTAAGTATCTTCCCCTCGGAGCGTGCTGACGAATTACTTAAGTACATACAGGACAACGCTGGTAGCTACCGCTATGAGCTGGGACAGCGCACGGGCAAGCAGCTACGCATCATCCCCGAGCTGGAGTATCGTATAGATGACTCGCTAGACTATCTGGAGCGTATCGACAAGTTACTAGAGGAATAA
- a CDS encoding porin: protein MISTMQKRLFALTLLLLGATSIHSQEQVRFTFSGYVQAIAQYGSEADYIKVGNVTPPYDHSTTRMGIRRGRLATQATYGDLGAKIEINATDKNLSIFNAYAEYKPHWAEGAFVKGGLATIDFGYELPYSSSKRAAFERSLYMADLFPGDTDMGLMVGYKGALDPSKQWQLESTLSILSGNGGKGMMKNIPDLALRLALTEQGSNHNISFGLSGYGGYLPATDGYYAFDKETATRKNDRMLRAYGGAFLTSTIKHQGGQLMLTAEGIMGLQPGWQNANLAVGPKAPATFENNILVQRQFIAGMAQIVERITPANLELFGRYAYYDRNRHFDPKAQQDLKLNSLTALTEGRSHQLSTGVNYFIQQDHLRLSLHYDCFLRQQIEQQAFVAAKPLHMVTLGAQYKF, encoded by the coding sequence TTCTACAATGCAGAAGCGACTCTTCGCTCTGACTCTACTCCTCCTAGGTGCCACTTCGATACATTCGCAGGAGCAGGTACGCTTTACATTCAGCGGATACGTGCAGGCTATCGCGCAGTACGGCTCTGAGGCAGACTACATCAAGGTGGGCAACGTCACACCTCCCTACGACCACTCCACCACGAGGATGGGAATACGTCGTGGACGACTCGCTACCCAAGCAACTTATGGTGACCTGGGCGCCAAGATCGAAATCAACGCCACAGACAAAAATCTCTCTATCTTCAACGCCTATGCCGAGTACAAGCCTCACTGGGCTGAGGGAGCTTTTGTCAAGGGGGGACTAGCAACGATCGATTTCGGCTATGAGCTACCTTATAGTTCTAGCAAGCGAGCAGCCTTCGAGCGATCTCTTTATATGGCCGATCTCTTCCCTGGAGATACCGATATGGGACTGATGGTCGGATACAAAGGAGCACTAGACCCAAGCAAGCAGTGGCAGCTGGAGTCGACACTCTCTATCCTATCTGGCAATGGAGGAAAAGGTATGATGAAGAATATCCCAGACCTAGCTCTACGCCTAGCACTTACGGAGCAAGGGAGTAACCACAACATAAGTTTTGGACTATCGGGATATGGCGGATATCTACCAGCGACGGATGGTTACTATGCCTTTGACAAGGAAACAGCTACGCGCAAGAATGATCGCATGCTGCGTGCTTACGGCGGTGCCTTCCTCACCAGCACGATCAAGCATCAAGGCGGACAGCTGATGCTCACCGCTGAGGGCATTATGGGCTTGCAGCCAGGATGGCAAAACGCTAACCTAGCGGTGGGTCCCAAGGCGCCTGCTACTTTTGAAAATAATATCCTCGTACAGCGTCAATTCATCGCTGGTATGGCACAGATTGTAGAGCGCATCACACCAGCTAATCTAGAGCTCTTCGGTCGGTACGCATACTATGATCGCAATAGACACTTCGACCCAAAGGCTCAGCAAGATCTCAAGCTAAATAGTCTGACCGCACTGACCGAGGGCCGCTCACATCAGCTCTCGACAGGTGTCAACTACTTCATACAGCAAGACCACCTGCGCCTCTCGCTCCACTACGACTGCTTCCTACGTCAGCAGATCGAGCAGCAAGCATTCGTCGCTGCCAAGCCACTGCATATGGTGACCTTGGGAGCTCAGTACAAATTCTAG
- a CDS encoding MATE family efflux transporter, with the protein MRAKIEDPQLSRQINHQILRLTIPNIISNITVPLLSLIDVGLAGHMAHPEAIGSVTVAATITNTIYWLFGFIRLGTTGLVAQAYGRQDSSDINRQLARGITMALLCTIVVLIISPFATLLSGVVTGGAAERLGAEAEQYIQIIFSAAPAVMMIYALNGWFIGMQNTRIPMIASMSALVVNFLVSYTLVVYYQMGVEGLAIGTCVAQYSQALLLLATLLIRYRHLVRHMTLHHFTDTKGYGRYLILGRDLMLRSLLLSSITLFFTYAGVREGAIAVGANALLMQFFSIFSYFMDGFAYAGESLSGRYFGAGRIDLLNAVIGRLFAIGIVLSLLAALLFALYPDGLLRFLSSHDEIIAYARQYHLWAALIPLVGFGAFLWDGIYAGTTRSAGLKWSMIGSSIVFFALYYLLYNSLGMTALWVAFDSYLLVRTAILTMIWYRRPLRVSTSCS; encoded by the coding sequence ATGCGCGCTAAGATAGAGGATCCACAACTGAGCCGTCAGATCAATCATCAGATCTTACGGCTCACGATCCCCAATATCATCTCCAATATCACCGTCCCGCTGCTCTCGCTCATCGATGTAGGGCTGGCAGGACACATGGCTCACCCCGAAGCTATCGGCTCGGTCACCGTGGCGGCTACCATCACCAACACAATTTACTGGCTCTTTGGCTTCATACGACTAGGCACGACGGGACTCGTAGCTCAGGCTTATGGCCGACAAGACAGCTCCGACATCAATCGTCAACTGGCTCGTGGTATCACGATGGCACTCCTCTGCACGATCGTCGTACTGATCATCTCCCCCTTTGCCACGCTCCTGAGCGGTGTCGTCACAGGCGGTGCTGCTGAGCGTCTAGGCGCAGAGGCTGAGCAATATATCCAGATCATTTTCTCGGCAGCACCTGCTGTCATGATGATCTATGCGCTGAATGGATGGTTCATCGGAATGCAAAACACCCGCATTCCAATGATTGCCTCGATGAGCGCACTGGTAGTCAACTTTCTCGTCTCCTATACGCTCGTCGTCTACTATCAGATGGGTGTAGAGGGACTCGCCATCGGTACCTGTGTGGCGCAGTATAGTCAGGCACTCCTACTACTCGCCACCCTACTCATTAGGTATCGCCATCTCGTACGTCATATGACGCTGCATCACTTCACCGATACGAAGGGTTACGGACGCTACCTCATCCTCGGACGTGATCTGATGCTCCGCTCCTTGCTGCTCAGCAGTATCACGCTCTTCTTCACCTATGCCGGTGTGCGTGAGGGTGCGATCGCTGTAGGAGCTAATGCGTTGCTGATGCAGTTCTTCAGTATCTTCAGTTACTTTATGGATGGCTTTGCCTACGCTGGTGAGTCGCTCTCAGGGCGCTACTTCGGAGCGGGTCGTATAGACCTACTTAACGCAGTGATAGGTCGTCTCTTTGCCATAGGCATCGTCCTCTCACTCCTAGCTGCGCTCCTCTTTGCGCTCTATCCTGATGGCTTGCTCCGCTTCTTGAGTAGCCACGACGAGATCATCGCTTACGCTAGGCAGTATCATCTCTGGGCAGCACTGATCCCACTGGTAGGCTTCGGTGCTTTCCTCTGGGATGGTATCTACGCAGGCACGACCCGCTCGGCAGGTCTCAAGTGGTCTATGATAGGGTCTAGTATAGTCTTCTTTGCACTCTACTATCTGCTCTATAATTCGCTCGGTATGACCGCCTTGTGGGTCGCTTTCGACAGCTATCTACTAGTACGTACAGCGATCCTTACGATGATCTGGTATAGGCGTCCGCTGAGGGTGTCAACAAGCTGTTCATAA